A genomic window from Colletotrichum destructivum chromosome 7, complete sequence includes:
- a CDS encoding Putative Ion transport domain-containing protein has translation MPIRVKSRKLPKSRDLSPVSLHFDSFELPEIETDDVFRDVVKKLSVYFVDVIVLPSTFEQLRTTAAGEPLRVLVDHLNATCTNPAIVNALLALKWHYAVDESESNKGLCEARANACEIVAWRFLTRLSEREAVDYCLYEIPDPKEPPTPPPNADIESNENSPLLSGGSWSGRSSRRASIRPGSSAKRYQLLSSLSRLTMSMHADQDEDEDDDPTSPFTNLNALEIAAVADAKRFLSQHVVQKIVTGIWNGDIIFWDSLSVHAEKKPRFYNAHTTDIFSRLRVPKYLKAWEAFFFFVFLCLYYSVLVEQNTERITHNEVVLYVWLAAFLYDELSEWADAGTIFYATDVWNLFDMIMIGIGITFAVLRVIGIANHDSKMTDTAFNVFALEALFMVPRVFSLLSLSPYWGTLIPCLKEMGKDFVKFMVLVVIIYLGFLTTFSLIGQDAYTFSHMTMILTKIFFGSSYVGIEIMDDIDKVFGPPLMIIFIILSSFLLMGSLTGMLSNSFSRVITHAREEYLYVYSVYVLEASTSNRLTHFYPPFNLIALVIFRPLRLFLPSDDKFRHSRIVLLKATHLPIVGIIQLYENIRRRVMPDEYAGFKGPRGATGVTKQRSRGAFQANRPTSGYRPGRSPRPEEHHASHLSSRPHARAAEADDMDAPSVVEVRISELNDKIDKLTALVEALQQQPGSSPSPSSSS, from the exons ATGCCCATCCGCGTCAAGTCCAGGAAGCTGCCCAAGTCCCGGGACCTGAGCCCCGTGTCTTTGCACTTCGACTCGTTTGAGCTGCCCGAAATCGAAACGGACGATGTTTTCCGAGATGTCGTGAAGAAGCTCTCTGT ATACTTTGTCGATGTCATCGTGCTGCCCAGCACCTTTGAGCAGCTGCGCACGACTGCGGCCGGGGAGCCGTTGCGAGTATTGGTCGACCACCTCAATGCCACTTGCACCAATCCCGCCATTGTGAACGCCCTGCT CGCCCTCAAATGGCACTATGCCGTGGACGAGTCCGAGTCCAACAAGGGTCTCTGCGAGGCCCGCGCCAACGCCTGTGAGATTGTCGCCTGGCGCTTCCTCACCCGTCTGTCGGAGCGTGAGGCCGTCGACTACTGCCTCTACGAGATCCCTGATCCCAAggagccgccgacgccgccgcccaacgCCGACATCGAGAGCAACGAGAACTCCCCGTTGCTGTCCGGCGGCAGCTGGTCCGGacgcagcagccgccgcgccTCCATCCGCCCCGGGAGCAGCGCCAAGCGCTACCAGCTCTTGTCGTCCCTCTCGAGGCTGACCATGAGCATGCACGCTGAccaggacgaagacgaagacgacgaccCGACCTCGCCCTTTACCAACCTAAACGCCctcgagatcgccgccgtcgccgacgccaaaCGCTTCCTCAGCCAGCACGTCGTCCAGAAGATCGTCACTGGCATCTGGAACGGCGACATCATCTTCTGGGACAGCCTCTCGGTCcacgccgagaagaagccccGCTTCTACAACGCCCACACCACCGACATCTTCTCGCGCCTGAGGGTCCCCAAGTACCTCAAGGCCTGGgaggccttcttcttcttcgtcttcctaTGCCTGTACTACtccgtccttgtcgagcaGAACACGGAGCGCATTACCCACAACGAGGTGGTTCTCTACGTATGGCTGGCCGCGTTCCTATACGACGAGCTCAGCGAGTGGGCCGATGCCGGGACCATCTTCTACGCAACAGATGTGTGGAACCTATTTGATATGATCATGATAGGCATCGGCATCACGTTCGCCGTTCTGA GggtcatcggcatcgcgaACCACGACAGTAAAATGACGGACACGGCCTTCAACGTCTTCGCGCTCGAGGCTCTCTTCATGGTGCCGCgcgtcttctccctcctcagCCTGTCGCCGTACTGGGGCACGCTGATCCCGTGTCTCAAGGAGATGGGCAAGGACTTTGTCAAGTTCatggtcctcgtcgtcatcatctaCCTCGGCTTCCTCACGACCTTCTCCCTCATCGGCCAGGACGCCTACACCTTCAGCCACATGACCATGATCCTCACAAAGATCTTCTTCGGCTCCTCGTACGTTGGCATCGAGATCATGGACGACATCGACAAGGTCTTTGGCCCGCCTCTCATgatcatcttcatcatcctctCGTCCTTCCTGCTGATGGGTTCTCTGACGGGTATGCTGTCTAACTCCTTCTCCCGGGTCATTACGCACGCCCGCGAGGAGTATCTCTACGTCTACAGCGTCTACGTGCTTGAGGCCTCGACTAGCAACCGGCTCACGCACTTCTACCCGCCCTTCAacctcatcgccctcgtcatcttccGGCCCCtgcgcctcttcctcccctcggACGACAAGTTCCGCCACAGCcgcatcgtcctcctcaagGCCACCCACCTGcccatcgtcggcatcatccAGCTGTACGAGAACATCCGCCGACGCGTCATGCCCGACGAGTACGCCGGCTTCAAGGGGCCGCGCGGTGCCACGGGGGTCACGAAGCAGCGCTCCCGCGGTGCTTTCCAGGCCAACCGCCCGACGTCCGGCTACCGTCCCGGCAGGTCGCCTCGTCCCGAGGAGCACCACGCCTCGCACCTCTCGTCGCGTCCCCACGCCCGCGCCGCTGAGGCCGACGACATGGACGCgccctccgtcgtcgaggtgcgCATCTCGGAGCTCAATGACAAGATCGATAAGCTCACCGCGCTTGTCGAGGCTCTCCAGCAACAACCCggctcctccccctccccctcttcctcctcttga
- a CDS encoding Putative serine/threonine dehydratase, pyridoxal-phosphate-binding protein yields MSLSIHEVAASAVQARARIRTHIYQTPLIPARHAGRDHNATVLFKVENFQLTGSFKLRGATSKISAQPATPTADGDNSKSRLITASSGNHGIGAAHAARALGRDLTVVLPKTVFPAKLDKIHSYGATSILHGAETGLAEQYAQRLAASGKYTYISPYNDPLIVAGQGTIGLEILEQCGAGGVDNVFISMGGGGLVSGIGAVLKAFSPGTRVYGVAAANSKTLAESIAAGKVLETEHRPTLAEAVAGGMDEDSITLALATAVVDRVVECDEEEIAAAMRKMAFEENMIVEGSAALALAGFDKVAGEVAGQTSVILLCGGNVDQGVVKKVIYGQ; encoded by the coding sequence ATGTCTCTCTCCATCCACGAAGtggccgccagcgccgtccAGGCCCGCGCCCGCATCCGCACCCACATCTACCAGACGCCCCTCATCCCCGCCCGCCACGCCGGCCGGGACCACAACGCCACCGTCCTCTTCAAGGTCGAGAACTTCCAGCTGACCGGCTCCTTCAAGCTTCGAGGCGCCACCTCCAAGATCTCGGCCCAGCCCGCCACCCCtaccgccgacggcgacaacaGCAAATCCAGACTGATCACCGCGTCCTCGGGCAACcacggcatcggcgccgcccacgccgcccgcgccctcggccgggACCTGACCGTCGTGCTTCCCAAGACCGTCTTCCCCGCCAAGCTCGACAAAATCCACTCCTACGGCGCCACCTCCATCCtccacggcgccgagaccgGACTGGCCGAGCAGTACGCCCAGCGGCTCGCGGCCTCTGGGAAGTACACCTACATCTCGCCCTACAACGACCcgctcatcgtcgccgggcAGGGCACCATCGgcctcgagatcctcgagcagtgcggcgccggcggcgtcgacaacgtcttcatctccatgggcggcggcggcctcgtcagcggcatcggcgccgtcctcaagGCCTTCAGCCCGGGGACCAGGGTctacggcgtcgccgccgccaactccaagacgctggccgagtccatcgccgccgggaAAGTCCTCGAGACGGAGCACCGGCCcacgctggccgaggccgtggcgGGCGGCATGGACGAGGACTCCATCACCCTTGCCTTGGcgaccgccgtcgtcgaccgcgtcgtcgaatgcgacgaggaggagatcgccgccgctatgaggaagatggcgtTCGAGGAGAACATGATCGTAGAAGGTTCCGCCGCTCTGGCTCTGGCGGGCTTCGACAAGGTTGCCGGAGAAGTGGCAGGCCAAACGAGCGTCATCCTCTTGTGTGGAGGTAATGTAGACCAGGGCGTCGTCAAGAAAGTCATATACGGTCAGTAA
- a CDS encoding Putative importin-beta domain, armadillo-like helical, which yields MEDQLVSLLASTQSSEQGPRQQAEIELKHARANPAFPTSLANIANHNSIDTAIRQAALSTLRLFIERNWSPEDRDAGEPTVDISDAAREQLRNTLLEIALSNEDKRLVKISASYVIGKIASADFPERWPSLLPTVLGVIPTSTDVQLHGALRVLGDIIDESLSEDQFFTMARDIVKAVTEVALNEGRKPNLRALAISVFRSCFDLMDIVKEDHMKEVKGFAEEALKDWNPFFAQVLKSRLPEAPVELTHGQPESWNSIVAMKLQVVKTLLKVKAVFPHLLLPHSTSLFTAVWEELSLLQKPHEDLYIGHEAQGRLEDADNLPYTLDFLILEELDFLNQCFRAPPVQAELEAQLAAHASAQETPWMVDVMKMVVGYSRISREEEELWDIDCSLYLAEETSVTANYTARTASGDLLIKLGEWYSEKAVEGLFGYTKTLFPGDGSSWRSQEASLYLFNMLLSDFQDMEKPIPEALSEAYLGLVDYAVNQNEQPLLRARGYLVGGTLARGSQTPPALLDRIIQCITSEESEVVQVACIKAVDGFIRSGRVTADRQVPIINAIAQYMQNKDPEEMEDADELLVTLAESLRAAINMDTRIVLSQDVPSVDLLFLVAKLGASNFQATMLICEAFEEIVRTLSDTASYTALCAKILPTLTAAFNTANVTQDDPLVTVATELLTALVEHGSEPLPAGFVAATLPKLNRLLMESNEGEVLRPGAESVKYLLMHDHHQVFGWHDESGRSGLEVCLHIIDRLLGPSVEDNSASEVGGLAAELVEKAGQERLGPFLPQLLQAVATRLASAEAAPFIQSLILVFARLSLVGASDVVEFLSQIQIHNNTGLQVVMSKWLENSVSFAGYDEIRQNVIALSKLYSLNDPRLAQTMVKGDLIVNSSNDGRIMTRSRAKASPDQYTVIPASLKILKVLIEELLSASGANAAANAAALAASAEFADEENEDDGWEDEPDTLDLSLGGTKADLMSLIEGSGARQRDDETQAYLTEFFMRAARENVANFQEWYGMLTEEEQGKLNELASAAGQ from the exons ATGGAGGACCAGCTGGTTTCGCTTCTGGCAAGCACCCAGAGCTCCGAGCAGGGCCCCCGCcagcaggccgagatcgagctCAAGCACGCCCGCGCGAATCCGGCCTTCCCTACCTCGCTGGCCAACATCGCCAACCACAACTCCATCGACACTGCCATCCGCCAGGCCGCCCTGAGCACCCTACGCCTCTTCATCGAGAGGAACTGGAGCCCCGAGGACCGAGACGCCGGTGAGCCCACGGTCGATATCTCCGACGCCGCGCGCGAGCAGCTCCGGAACACCCTGCTCGAGATCGCCCTCAGCAACGAGGACAAGAGGCTTGTGAAGATTTCGGCAAG CTACGTGATCGGCAAGATCGCGTCGGCCGACTTTCCCGAACGATGGCCCAGCCTCCTGCCGACCGTCCTGGGCGTCATCCCCACGAGCACCGACGTGCAACTCCACGGCGCCCTCCGAGTTCTGGGCGACATTATCGATGAGAGCTTGAGCGAGGATCAGTTCTTCACTATGGCGCGTGATATTGTCAAGGCTGTCACCGAAGTCGCCCTGAACGAAGGCCGGAAGCCTAACCTgcgcgccctcgccatcTCTGTCTTCCGATCGTGCTTCGACCTCATGGATATTGTCAAGGAGGACCACATgaaggaggtcaagggcttcgccgaggaagcTCTCAAGGACTGGAACCCCTTCTTCGCCCAGGTTCTCAAGTCCCGCCTGCCCGAGGCCCCCGTCGAGCTCACCCACGGCCAGCCCGAGAGCTGGAactccatcgtcgccatgaAGTTGCAAGTCGTCAAGACCCTTctcaaggtcaaggccgtcttCCCCCACCTTCTCCTGCCGCACAGCACCAGCCTCTTCACGGCCGTATGGGAAGAACTGTCGTTGCTGCAGAAGCCTCACGAGGACCTCTACATTGGCCACGAGGCCCAGGGCCgcctcgaagacgccgacaACCTGCCTTACACGCTGGATTTCCTAatcctcgaggagctggatTTCCTGAACCAATGCTTCCGTGCCCCGCCCGTCCAGGCTgagctcgaggcccagctgGCCGCTCACGCCTCGGCGCAGGAGACTCCCTGGATGGTCGACGTCATGAAGATGGTGGTCGGCTACTCCCGTATCAGTcgcgaagaggaggagttGTGGGACATTGACTGCTCCCTCTACCTTGCCGAGGAGACCTCCGTCACCGCCAACTACACCGCCCGCACCGCCTCTGGCGACCTTCTCATCAAGCTAGGCGAATGGTACagcgagaaggccgtcgagggaCTCTTTGGCTATACAAAGACCCTCTTCCCGGGCGACGGCTCGTCGTGGAGAAGCCAGGAGGCCTCCCTTTACCTATTCAACATGCTCCTGAGCGACTTCCAGGACATGGAGAAACCCATCCCCGAGGCACTCTCCGAGGCCTACCTCGGACTTGTCGACTACGCCGTCAACCAGAACGAGCAGCCTCTGCTGAGGGCCCGCGGTTATCTCGTTGGGGGCACCCTGGCCAGAGGTTCCCAGACCCCGCCCGCTCTTCTCGACCGCATCATTCAATGCATCACCTCCGAGGAGTCTGAGGTTGTCCAGGTGGCCTGCATCAAGGCTGTCGATGGCTTCATTCGCTCTGGAAGAGTGACGGCAGATCGCCAGGTCCCCATCATTAACGCTATCGCCCAGTACATGCAGAACAAGGATCCtgaggagatggaggacgccgacgagcttctcgttACTCTTGCCGAGTCTTTGCGCGCCGCCATTAACATGGACACCAGAATCGTGCTTTCCCAGGATGTTCCCTCAGTTGACCTCCTCTTCCTGGTCGCCAAGCTCGGCGCGTCCAACTTCCAGGCCACCATGCTTATCTGCGAGGCCTTTGAGGAGATTGTGCGCACCCTGTCCGACACCGCCTCTTACACTGCTCTCTGCGCCAAGATCTTACCCACGTTGACGGCGGCTTTCAACACGGCCAATGTCACCCAGGATGATCCGCTCGTGACTGTCGCCACCGAGCTGCTTACTGCCCTCGTCGAACACGGCTCGGAACCTTTGCCTGCtggcttcgtcgccgccacgcTTCCCAAGTTGAACCGCCTCCTGATGGAGTCGAACGAGGGCGAGGTTCTCCGTCCTGGTGCCGAGTCTGTCAAGTACCTCCTGATGcacgaccaccaccaggTCTTTGGCTGGCATGACGAGAGCGGTCGATCGGGCCTAGAGGTATGCCTCCACATTATCGACCGTCTGCTGGGCCCCTCTGTCGAGGATAACTCTGCTTCTGAAGTCGGTGGTCTTGCGGCagagctcgtcgagaaggcTGGCCAAGAGCGCCTCGGTCCTTTCTTGCcccagctgctgcaggctGTTGCCACCAGACTCGCATCCGCCGAGGCTGCCCCGTTCATCCAGTCTCTGATACTCGTCTTTGCCCGGCTGTCTCTGGTTGGCGCCAGCGACGTTGTTGAATTCCTTAGCCAGATCCAGATTCACAACAACACGGGCCTGCAGGTCGTGATGAGCAAGTGGCTCGAGAACTCTGTCAGCTTCGCCGGCTACGACGAGATTCGTCAGAA CGTCATTGCTCTATCCAAGCTTTACTCTCTCAACGATCCCCGTCTTGCCCAGACCATGGTCAAGGGCGACTTGATcgtcaacagcagcaacgaTGGCAGAATCATGACGCGCTCACGCGCCAAAGCCA GTCCCGACCAATACACTGTCATCCCTGCCTCGCTTAAGATCCTCAAGGTCCTGATCGAAGAGCTCCTCTCCGCCTCGGGTGCtaacgccgccgccaacgccgcggcattggcggcctcggctgagttcgccgacgaggagaacgaggATGATGGTTGGGAGGATGAGCCCGATACGCTCGACCTTAGCCTGGGCGGCACCAAAGCGGACCTGATGTCCTTGATTGAGGGATCCGGCGCCCGCCAGCGCGACGACGAAACGCAGGCCTATCTGACAGAGTTCTTCATGCGCGCGGCGCGCGAGAACGTGGCTAACTTTCAGGAGTGGTATGGCATGctcaccgaggaggagcagggcaAACTCAACGAGCTCGCTAGCGCAGCGGGCCAGTAG
- a CDS encoding Putative RTA-like protein yields the protein MATQHSSTPTSNTASVASATSSGARPSCTTAVPGQYGSVPIDACNSYYPFDPSFEGNLAFAVIFGLSLVAHVTQAVVHRKRFCWVISMGASWECAAFILRSLGSRNQQEIGYQIGGQLLFLLAPLWINAFAYMLSARLVYFILPDQKVAGIKASALTKIFVTVDVVCFLVQAAGGAMMSNTDVSPDDPILRIGKHVYMSGCGLQLGFIVIFCGLMGRFYVKMRRAQRFDLDVRRIKAMVWVVYVVLVLIVIRIIFRLVEFGPGADIDNPILTNENYAFGLDALPMVLALVLLNAVHPGIVLREENSEFPRPSRAEKKQAKLDRNAAKRESKLAKKAAKNEKKAGIEVDDGEYVIMEERSPATDQHDSGDRAGATGRGQA from the exons ATGGCCACTCAACactcctcgacgccaacgtCCAACACAGCCTCAGTCGCAAGCGCGACATCGTCCGGAGCGCGACCATCGTGCACGACAGCGGTTCCGGGCCAATACGGTAGTGTGCCCATCGACGCGTGCAATTCTTATTATCCCTTTGATCCTAGCTTCGAAGGGAATCTGGCGTTTGCGGTCATCTTTGGGCTGTCGCTGGTCGCACACGTTACACAAGCCGTAGTTCATAGAAAG AGGTTTTGCTGGGTGATATCCATGGGCGCTTCATGGGAATGCGCAGCCTTCATCCTCCGATCTCTTGGCTCCCGAAACCAACAGGAGATTGGATACCAGATTGGTGGACAGCTTTTGTTTCTCCTCGCACCGCTGT GGATCAACGCCTTCGCCTACATGTTGTCGGCCAGGCTCGTCTACTTTATACTGCCCGATCAAAAGGTGGCCGGCATCAAGGCCTCGGCGCTCACCAAGATATTTGTCACGGTAGATGTCGTCTGCTTCCTGGTGCAAGCGGCCGGCGGTGCGATGATGTCCAACACGGACGTCTCTCCGGACGACCCCATCTTGCGGATTGGCAAGCATGTGTACATGAGCGGCTGCGGGCTGCAGCtcggcttcatcgtcatcttctgCGGGCTGATGGGTCGCTTCTATGTAAAGATGCGGCGGGCGCAGAGGTTCGACCTCGATGTGAGACGGATCAAGGCCATGGTGTGGGTGGTGTACGTGGTCTTGGTTCTTATCGTG ATCCGGATCATCTTTCGGTTGGTCGAGTTCGGGCCCGGAGCGGACATTGACAATCCCATCTTAACCAACGAGAACTACGCGTTCGGGCTTGACGCACTGCCCATGGTGCTTGCGCTCGTGCTCCTCAACGCCGTGCACCCGGGTATTGTGCTGAGGGAGGAGAATAGCGAGTTtcctcggccgtcgagggcagAGAAGAAACAGGCAAAACTCGATCGGAACGCCGCCAAGCGCGAGTCgaagctggccaagaaggccgcgaAGAACGAAAAGAAAGCAGGCATAgaggttgacgacggcgagtaTGTCATCATGGAAGAGAgatcgccggcgacggaTCAGCATGACAGCGGTGACAGGGCCGGCGCCACCGGGAGGGGGCAAGCGTAA